Sequence from the Oceanidesulfovibrio indonesiensis genome:
GGGAGAGGGTTAGGGTGAGGGGAACAAGCCACTCAGAACGCAACCACCACTTTCCCCCGCATATGCCCGTCCAGCACCTTACGGTGCGCCTCGGTAATGCTTTCTACGCTCAGTCCGTGCAGGGTTTCACTCAGCGAACTTTCCACCACGCCGTTATCCACCAGCTTCGCCACCTCATTGAGGATCTCGCCCTGACGCGCCATGTCGGCGGTCTGGTACATGCTCCGGGTGTACATAAATTCCCAGTGCAGGGCGGCGGATTTAGACTTCAGCTTGTCCTGGTTCAGCGGACGTTCATTCTCAACGATGGAG
This genomic interval carries:
- a CDS encoding zinc-binding dehydrogenase, producing MDYIFILNDTDGHWDAVSELIAPQGHICSIVENERPLNQDKLKSKSAALHWEFMYTRSMYQTADMARQGEILNEVAKLVDNGVVESSLSETLHGLSVESITEAHRKVLDGHMRGKVVVAF